The following coding sequences lie in one Thalassoglobus polymorphus genomic window:
- a CDS encoding sigma-54-dependent transcriptional regulator, with translation MNDQHKVKRILIADDEPLYLRTTGQLLRQAGYECVCVPDGNAAMERLRRESFDLILSDLNMPGNLKLELLQQGRMQWPDIPLIVITGVPSLPTAIESVRLGIADYLLKPVKYEDLLASVRRVLAQPVVETPPAPRSESSHEDLSAKFPEIIGRSEPMQEVLEIVDRVAQTDTNVLITGESGTGKEVIAQAIHNHSRRGAHNFQIIDCTAIPESLFESVLFGHAKGAFTGAVKDQEGLLSRSDRGTAFFDELGELPMASQAKLLRAVQEQAFTPVGKNELRRVNTRYISATNRDLLEEVNAGRFRQDLFYRLGVLHLDLPPLRERGEDVMLLAERFLRDFQEGERRITGFSDEVVACFLRYEWPGNIRELRNVLERAVALTRTETVQLTDLPKQVRETAGNAFRSVSVLAEISREEALDNADHTYLTVLLEKHGGNVSQAARQAGLSRQGMHKLLSRHGLDAATFRK, from the coding sequence ATGAATGATCAACACAAAGTGAAGCGAATTCTCATCGCTGACGACGAACCACTCTATTTGCGAACAACTGGTCAGTTGTTACGTCAGGCAGGTTATGAATGTGTTTGTGTGCCAGACGGAAATGCAGCCATGGAGAGGCTTCGCCGCGAGTCGTTCGATCTGATTCTCTCTGACCTGAACATGCCAGGCAATTTAAAGCTCGAGTTGTTGCAGCAGGGGCGGATGCAATGGCCGGATATTCCACTCATCGTCATTACAGGCGTACCCTCCTTACCGACAGCGATTGAGAGTGTACGGCTTGGCATCGCTGATTATCTTCTGAAGCCGGTGAAGTATGAAGACCTGTTGGCGAGCGTTCGTCGCGTGCTTGCCCAGCCAGTGGTAGAGACTCCCCCAGCTCCAAGGTCTGAATCGAGTCACGAGGATTTGTCAGCCAAATTCCCGGAGATCATCGGTCGCAGCGAGCCGATGCAGGAAGTCTTGGAGATTGTTGACCGTGTCGCCCAGACTGACACAAATGTCTTGATTACCGGAGAAAGCGGCACAGGCAAGGAGGTCATTGCTCAGGCGATCCATAATCACAGTCGGCGAGGCGCCCATAACTTCCAGATTATCGATTGCACCGCCATTCCAGAGTCGCTCTTTGAGTCTGTCTTGTTTGGTCACGCCAAAGGGGCGTTTACTGGTGCAGTGAAAGATCAGGAAGGCTTGCTGAGCCGAAGTGATCGCGGGACTGCGTTCTTTGATGAACTCGGCGAGTTGCCGATGGCCTCTCAGGCGAAGCTTTTACGTGCCGTGCAGGAGCAAGCGTTTACGCCTGTCGGGAAGAACGAATTGCGGAGAGTGAATACTCGTTACATCAGTGCGACAAATCGCGATTTACTTGAAGAAGTCAACGCAGGGCGATTTCGACAAGATCTCTTCTATCGGCTGGGAGTGCTCCACCTTGATTTACCACCACTGCGGGAACGTGGTGAGGACGTCATGTTGTTAGCGGAGCGTTTTTTAAGGGACTTCCAGGAAGGTGAGAGACGGATTACCGGTTTCTCCGATGAAGTTGTGGCCTGTTTTCTTCGCTATGAATGGCCAGGCAACATTCGTGAGCTTCGTAACGTTCTCGAACGAGCAGTCGCCTTAACCCGAACAGAAACCGTTCAACTGACAGACTTACCGAAACAGGTCCGCGAGACGGCGGGAAACGCATTCAGGTCTGTTTCTGTTCTCGCGGAAATTTCTCGTGAGGAAGCTCTCGACAACGCTGATCATACTTACTTGACGGTTCTGCTCGAAAAGCACGGCGGGAATGTGTCGCAAGCAGCCCGTCAAGCAGGATTGTCACGTCAGGGAATGCACAAATTGCTGAGTCGACACGGACTTGACGCTGCAACATTTCGGAAGTGA
- a CDS encoding PAS domain-containing sensor histidine kinase, producing the protein MPPLPPYDPLGNEELDYLVFRAIADYTYDWESWHQPDGKLLWVNTSVERISGYSPDECLAMKNYPLPLIAVEDRDKIAEVQRDAIAGGSGNDVEFQVAHRDGSSRWASVSWQPMYDQSGRHLGYRASVRDVTERHRLREELRLYNQHLEQLVQERTVKIAQLEEQRLKMEKLAALGQMAAGVAHEVNNPLAGIRNAFALFKSHLSPDDEDYELLELIDGEIERISSITHQMYQLYRPSQQSPRQFDLRRTVADVVVLVQPLAKKADVQVTSTTQDCIKSGELESTEVILREGELKQILLNVVRNAIQATPRGGSVQVEVSTSRTGAVVAVKDEGEGVSSEVITKMFEPFYSTKTGTREGMGLGLSVSRSLAEAMGGTITICNNNKDGACVTVSVPRRVLSNE; encoded by the coding sequence ATGCCACCACTGCCTCCATATGATCCACTCGGGAACGAAGAGCTCGATTACCTCGTGTTTCGAGCGATCGCGGATTACACATACGATTGGGAGAGTTGGCATCAGCCCGATGGCAAATTGTTGTGGGTCAATACTTCAGTGGAAAGAATCTCCGGGTATTCTCCAGATGAATGCCTGGCGATGAAAAATTATCCATTGCCGCTCATCGCTGTTGAAGATCGCGACAAAATTGCAGAGGTACAGCGAGATGCAATCGCTGGCGGAAGTGGCAACGATGTGGAGTTTCAGGTTGCTCACCGTGACGGCTCCAGCCGCTGGGCCAGTGTGTCATGGCAGCCGATGTATGATCAGTCGGGACGGCATCTTGGTTATCGTGCCAGTGTGCGAGATGTCACAGAACGTCACCGCCTGCGCGAAGAATTGCGACTTTATAATCAACATCTGGAGCAGCTTGTTCAAGAGCGGACAGTCAAGATCGCTCAATTAGAAGAGCAACGGCTGAAGATGGAAAAACTGGCCGCTCTGGGGCAAATGGCAGCAGGAGTCGCCCATGAGGTGAACAATCCGCTGGCCGGCATTCGCAATGCGTTCGCACTGTTCAAAAGTCACCTTTCCCCTGATGATGAAGACTATGAGTTGCTTGAATTGATTGATGGAGAAATTGAGAGAATCAGTTCCATTACTCATCAAATGTATCAGCTTTACCGTCCGAGTCAGCAGTCGCCCAGACAGTTTGATTTGCGTCGCACCGTGGCAGATGTTGTGGTCCTCGTGCAGCCATTGGCAAAGAAAGCAGACGTGCAAGTCACATCCACAACTCAAGATTGCATCAAATCCGGGGAGCTGGAGTCGACTGAGGTCATCCTGCGGGAAGGTGAACTGAAGCAGATATTGTTAAACGTCGTTCGAAACGCAATTCAGGCAACCCCACGGGGCGGTTCCGTTCAAGTGGAAGTTTCCACATCCCGCACCGGCGCAGTCGTGGCCGTCAAGGACGAAGGCGAAGGGGTTTCGAGTGAAGTGATCACGAAAATGTTTGAACCCTTCTACAGCACTAAAACGGGGACTCGTGAGGGGATGGGGTTGGGGTTGTCAGTCTCGCGAAGCCTGGCAGAGGCGATGGGGGGCACAATTACAATCTGTAATAACAATAAGGATGGTGCTTGTGTGACGGTCTCGGTACCACGTCGGGTTTTAAGCAATGAATGA